One window of Vibrio atlanticus genomic DNA carries:
- a CDS encoding hydroxymethylglutaryl-CoA reductase: protein MPKLNLHRRDYVSILGGDISADELEKKLQPHFDKPVNKLTPSPYLTEKNLTRRWAALDNADSQQELLDPHTQSQIQAYEKNIEHFIGTVKVPVGISGPLRVNGLFANGDYLVPLATTEAALVASYNRGSKLITACGGASAMLLNEGVTRTPGFAFQGLVEAGQFVAWAVTQYDQFKTLAESTTSHGKLTDININIEGNHVYLVFEFLTGDASGQNMVTIATNAVFEYIIENTPVKPDHAFLDGNLSGDKKANTQTLRSVRGKKVTAEVNISAELVAKYLHTTPEKMVQFGQMTTVGGALSGTIGINAHYANALAALYIACGQDAACVAESAIGMTRMELNKEGGLYASVTLPNLMLGTVGGGTGLPSQKACLDLLGLHGNGKSQALAEVCAALCLAGELSIVGAFCAGHFSRAHHKLAR, encoded by the coding sequence ATGCCAAAACTAAATCTGCATCGCCGTGACTATGTTTCTATTTTAGGAGGCGACATCTCCGCAGACGAATTAGAAAAGAAGCTCCAGCCTCATTTTGATAAGCCAGTGAATAAACTGACTCCAAGCCCTTACCTGACTGAAAAAAACCTTACACGTCGCTGGGCGGCTCTCGATAATGCAGACTCGCAGCAAGAACTGCTCGACCCTCATACTCAAAGCCAGATTCAGGCTTATGAGAAAAACATAGAGCACTTTATTGGCACGGTAAAAGTCCCTGTTGGTATATCTGGCCCTTTAAGAGTCAATGGCCTGTTTGCTAATGGCGACTACCTAGTCCCACTTGCAACCACTGAAGCGGCGCTTGTCGCGTCGTATAACCGTGGTTCAAAGCTGATCACAGCTTGTGGTGGTGCAAGTGCAATGTTGCTCAATGAAGGCGTAACACGCACTCCTGGTTTCGCATTCCAAGGATTAGTTGAAGCAGGACAGTTTGTGGCATGGGCAGTGACCCAGTATGACCAATTTAAAACCTTAGCTGAATCAACAACGTCGCACGGCAAACTTACCGACATCAATATCAACATCGAAGGTAACCATGTTTACTTGGTGTTTGAATTTCTAACCGGAGACGCTTCTGGTCAGAATATGGTAACTATCGCGACCAACGCTGTATTTGAGTACATCATAGAAAATACGCCGGTTAAGCCCGATCATGCTTTCCTTGATGGCAACTTATCAGGCGATAAGAAAGCCAATACACAAACCTTGCGCAGCGTTCGTGGTAAAAAAGTCACAGCCGAGGTCAATATCTCTGCTGAACTTGTCGCTAAGTACCTCCACACCACACCAGAGAAGATGGTGCAGTTCGGACAAATGACCACAGTCGGTGGTGCTCTAAGCGGTACGATTGGTATCAATGCTCATTATGCCAATGCACTTGCTGCACTCTACATTGCTTGCGGTCAAGACGCGGCGTGTGTTGCTGAGTCTGCGATTGGTATGACTCGTATGGAGCTCAACAAAGAAGGTGGTTTGTACGCGAGTGTAACGCTGCCTAACTTGATGTTAGGAACAGTCGGTGGCGGTACTGGCCTACCAAGCCAAAAAGCGTGTCTCGATTTACTAGGGCTACACGGCAACGGTAAATCACAAGCCTTAGCTGAGGTTTGTGCGGCTTTATGTTTGGCGGGTGAGCTATCGATTGTAGGCGCATTCTGTGCGGGTCACTTTTCGCGCGCTCATCACAAGTTAGCGCGCTAG